The genomic interval GCTGTCCATAAATCTCTAGCAAATATAGGAATCCAGCTACTGGGCAATAAATAAAAAACTAATAATTATTACAGGTCGTCTGAACATATGCATATTAATTGTAAATAATGACATTATTAAACCCATGCCTCAGAAGAAGGTCGCAAAATAATAAAAACTAAACTGTCGGCTTCTACCCTTCGAAAAACCATAAAAACCCCAAGTAAACAGAAAAATCATAGATAAAATAAATTCATGAAAACAAAAACAAAAGTGCTTGATAATCTAAAACGGATGTATTGAATCATTCAATTTTTCTAAATGGTTTTAGTATAGACAATCTATATGGACCATCTTTAGACGTAAAAATTTTAAATGCAGTCGTGAAGCAAAAGTTAATAATGTTTTAATCAGAGTTTCTGCCAAAAACGTTCCGCTACAATATTCGCCCAACAATATCAACTGCATCTTGCACTAATTTTGTACATATAGTTGAGAAAAGTTTTTCCCTTGCGTATTGATAGCCTTCTGGAGTGCTAATGTCGCAATGTAGTAATTCCCTACAAATAATGGAGCCGTGGAGAACTTTAAATTGCTCTAAAAATTCCCTGGCCAGTTGATAAGTTTTTTCTTTTGCTCGGATATCATTGGCCTCCGTATTGCCATATTTCAGACCTATGACCATCAAAGCACCATTTACAGCCCCACAGGTTTCACCCAACCGAGACATACCTCCTCCAAAAGCAGCGGATACCTTCAAAGCAGTCTTTCGGTCCAGGCCAAATTCCTGGCAATAGGTGAAAAGCACCACCTGGGAACAGGCAAATCCATCTTTAAAATACTTATTCACATCACAGACCAATTCCATTCAATTACACTCCCCCTTAAAGTATTAAAGAAACGATGTTTTTATAGAATTGCAAAACACTCTAAAGGAAGCAAATCATCGGTCTTGACATCCCACCCCGTGCGTGGTTTTATTTAACTACCGACGGGGCGGCTCCAAGAAGCATGTGATAGATATTTCCCCGCCGGTTTAACATCATACCACGCCCGGGGACCCTGGCTGTCAAGACTATACAAGCGATGATTTGAGAATAACCTCAAAGGCTCACCTAAAAGCATGTAATTAAATAGGCAGCTAATTTAAAAGCTTGCTCATATTCCAGCGGAGACATGTATCCCAAAGATGAATGCAGTCTAATGCGGTTATAAAAAACTTCAATATATTCAAAGATGGCTTGGCGAGCTTCGGCTCTTGTTTTAAAGCGGTTACCATAGATTAATTCAGTTTTCAATGTTCCAAAGAATGATTCCATGCAGGCGTTGTCGTAGCAGTTACCCTTACGGCTCATACTGGTAACAAATTGATTATCTCTTAATGCTTGCTGGTATTCATAGCTGGCATACTGGCTCCCGCGATCTGAATGATGAATTAAGCCTGGTGATGGCTTATATCTTTGAACCGCTTGTCTTAGAGCATCCAGTGTCAGCTGGCGGGTCATTGTATTGTCCATGGACCAGCCAACAATCTTTCGCTGGAACAAATCTTCAATGGCCGCAAGGTACAGCCACCCTTCATCTGTTGGGATATAAGTAATGTCGGCTACCCAAACTTTATTAGGGCGATCAGCCTTAAAATTCTGGTTGACTAAGTTTTCAGCAACCGGAAAGTTATGTTTCGAATTCGTTGTAGCTTTATATTTTCTTTTTGTCTTTCCGACAATGCCATTATCACGCATCGGGCGGGCTACCCGGTTTTTACCACAGGTAATACCTTGCTTCTTTAATGCCCTGGTAATTCTAGGACTCCCATAAGTCCTTCGGGAAACCTTGTACACATCGCGGATCTTCTCAAGCAGTTTTCTGTTTTGGATTTTACGGTTGTTTTCCGGCCGCTTTATCCAAGCATAATAACCGCTTCTGGATACCCTCATTACCTGGCACATCTTCTCCACCCGAAATTCGAAGCGGTGCTGATATATAAACTTGTAAGCTATTTCTGGTGTCTTGCGAAGATGGCCGTGACCTTTTTTAGAATAGCGTTTTCCTCCTGCAAATCGGCTATCTGCATCTTTAATTGCCTAATTCTGCATCTTCACTTCTTAAATTGCCGCTGCCGGGGAAAGCATCTTCTTTATGTTTCTTATACAGGTTAATCCACTTGTGAAGAGTTGATTCATGAACACCAAGTTCCCTTGCTACTGCTGCTACTGGTCGCTTTTGGCTTAGCACCAGTTGGATTGCTTCTTCTTTAAATTGTTTATCATAACGTTTCATGATGGACACCCCTCTCACTGGTTTTATTGTACCAGCCATTTACCGTGTCCATCAAACTGGGGTAAAGTCATTCTAATGCTGTCAGTTGATTCTTTGATCACTTTTTCAAGTTGATTGGTTAATTTATTTAATTCCATCTCACTCATTATGCATTCAAATACACTATATTGAACTCTCTGACCATAATTAGCCAATTCCTTGGATATTCGTTGTCTTCTTTTATCGTCACTAATGTATACCCTGGGCTTAATAGTGCTTTCACAGGAGCAGGGGGTGGACGGTGTTTTCTACCGACAAATTCAAAATCTCCTCTGATCATATAGGCAAATGCATTAAAATATGTACCGCTGCACCACCCCTCAATACCCAAGTCAAGTATAAAGTAGGCCAAATAATCAGTTACTGCACCTACTAATGTTATTTCAATAATTAGTTGTTCTCCCGGTAGTACTTCACTTTTGTTATGTAGCGGTAAGTTAAAAATAAATGGCTTTGATGCCTGAGCAATCCTTTATCATGAATATTAAAATATTACCTTTTACCTGACTACAACTCTATAAATGGATCGTACTTTATCAGTATTATCAGCATCCCCCAAGGCTCTTGCTTAGATAAGGTTATTAGTGACTGAACGGGACCCTCAATTGCAAGATCGATATCTGACGGTACCCGTCCAAGTATTAGTTGGAGGTACCGTGTTTATGTCAATTAAAAAGTTGCCCCACACTTATACAAAAAATTACACCCGGTTGATTTTCACCGGGAAAAATAAACATTTTACTCCAAGAATTTTAAAGGATTGCGTAATACAAGGCGCTCTTTAAATTCATTTTTATGCTTTACATGTTGTATTTCCATATACCTTGTTTTCTCCAGCCAGTCGGTTCTCTTAGTATTCTCCCAATCCATCATAACTTTAAGCTGTTTTAATCTTTCTGTTTCCCATAAAACCTCGGCACCTGCTATTTCGCTTTCATTTAAATTGCTTAATACATATTTTTCAAAGGATA from Desulfolucanica intricata carries:
- a CDS encoding CRISPR-associated endonuclease Cas1; the encoded protein is MAYFILDLGIEGWCSGTYFNAFAYMIRGDFEFVGRKHRPPPAPVKALLSPGYTLVTIKEDNEYPRNWLIMVREFNIVYLNA
- the cas2 gene encoding CRISPR-associated endonuclease Cas2, with the translated sequence MKPRVYISDDKRRQRISKELANYGQRVQYSVFECIMSEMELNKLTNQLEKVIKESTDSIRMTLPQFDGHGKWLVQ
- a CDS encoding C-GCAxxG-C-C family protein, whose protein sequence is MELVCDVNKYFKDGFACSQVVLFTYCQEFGLDRKTALKVSAAFGGGMSRLGETCGAVNGALMVIGLKYGNTEANDIRAKEKTYQLAREFLEQFKVLHGSIICRELLHCDISTPEGYQYAREKLFSTICTKLVQDAVDIVGRIL